One genomic window of Glycine max cultivar Williams 82 chromosome 16, Glycine_max_v4.0, whole genome shotgun sequence includes the following:
- the LOC100499654 gene encoding candidate disease-resistance protein, protein MAWGSRSSSSSSNYDVFLSFRGEDTRSAFTGHLYNTLQSKGIHTFIDDEKLQRGEQITPALMKAIEDSRVAITVLSEHYASSSFCLDELATILHCDQRKRLLVIPVFYKVDPSDVRHQKGSYGEALAKLERRFQHDPEKLQNWKMALQRVADLSGYHFKEGEGYEYKFIEKIVEEVSRVINLCPLHVADYPVGLKSRVLHVRRLLHAGSDHGVHMIGIHGMGGVGKSTLARAVYNELIIAEKFDGLCFLANVRENSNKHGLEHLQGKLLLEILGEKSISLTSKQQGISIIQSRLKGKKVLLIIDDVDTHDQLQAIAGRPDWFGRGSKIIITTRDKQLLASHEVNKTYEMKELDENHALQLLTWQAFKKEKADPTYVEVLHRVVTYASGLPLALEVIGSHLVGKSIQEWESAIKQYKRIAKKEILDILKVSFDALEEEEKKVFLDIACCFKGWKLTELEHVYDDCMKNHIGVLVEKSLIEVRWWDDAVNMHDLIQDMGRRIDQQESSKEPRKRRRLWLTKDIIQVLEENSAMRRVGGDMSACSSRLSRGGCILEKIPEIGNKEAGTEKAMVTISKPEV, encoded by the exons ATGGCTTGGGGATCAcgttcctcttcctcttcctccaaTTACGATGTGTTCCTCAGCTTCAGGGGTGAAGACACACGTAGTGCTTTTACTGGCCATCTCTACAACACTCTTCAGAGCAAGGGAATCCACACTTTCATTGATGATGAGAAGCTTCAAAGAGGGGAGCAAATAACACCAGCACTTATGAAGGCAATTGAAGATTCCAGAGTTGCCATCACTGTGCTCTCTGAACACTATGCTTCTTCCTCGTTTTGTTTAGATGAACTTGCAACCATCCTTCACTGTGACCAGAGGAAACGGTTGTTGGTTATACCGGTCTTTTATAAGGTGGATCCTTCTGATGTGAGACACCAGAAAGGTAGTTATGGAGAAGCATTGGCAAAGCTTGAGAGGAGGTTCCAGCATGACCCGGAGAAGTTGCAGAACTGGAAGATGGCTCTGCAGCGAGTAGCTGACTTGTCTGGCTATCATTTCAAAGAAGG AGAAGGATATGAATACAAGTTTATTGAGAAGATTGTTGAGGAGGTCTCTAGGGTGATTAATCTTTGTCCTTTACATGTTGCGGATTACCCAGTTGGACTAAAGTCACGAGTGTTACATGTAAGGAGACTTTTGCATGCTGGATCTGATCATGGTGTCCACATGATAGGGATTCATGGAATGGGCGGGGTAGGAAAATCAACACTTGCTCGAGCTGTCTATAATGAATTGATAATTGCTGAGAAGTTTGATGGTTTGTGTTTTCTTGCAAATGTGAGGGAAAACTCAAACAAACACGGGTTAGAACACCTCCAAGGAAAGCTGCTTTTAGAAATACTCGGAGAGAAGAGCATCAGCTTAACAAGTAAGCAACAAGGAATTTCAATCATACAGTCTAGGCTCAAGGGAAAGAAGGTTCTCTTGATTATAGATGATGTTGACACACACGACCAATTGCAAGCAATTGCTGGAAGACCTGATTGGTTTGGTCGCGGCAGCAAAATCATCATCACAACTCGGGACAAACAATTGCTAGCATCTCATGAAGTTAATAAAACATATGAAATGAAGGAATTGGATGAGAACCATGCTCTTCAGTTGCTTACATGGCaagcttttaaaaaagaaaaagctgaTCCAACTTACGTGGAGGTCTTGCATCGCGTAGTAACTTATGCTTCTGGTCTTCCATTGGCGTTGGAAGTAATAGGTTCCCACTTGGTTGGAAAAAGTATACAAGAATGGGAATCTGCCATCAAACAATATAAAAGAATTGCCAAGAAGGAAATTCTAGATATACTTAAAGTAAGCTTTGATGCtttggaggaagaagagaagaaagttTTTCTTGACATTGCTTGTTGTTTCAAAGGATGGAAATTGACAGAGCTTGAACATGTTTATGATGACTGCATGAAAAATCATATTGGGGTGTTGGTTGAAAAATCTCTAATAGAGGTTAGATGGTGGGATGATGCAGTTAACATGCATGACTTGATTCAGGACATGGGCAGGCGAATAGACCAACAAGAATCCTCAAAAGAGCCCAGGAAGCGAAGGAGATTATGGTTAACAAAGGATATAATTCAAGTTTTAGAAGAGAACTCG GCGATGCGGCGTGTTGGAGGAGACATGTCTGCATGCTCTTCGAGATTGTCCAGAGGTGGCTGCATTTTGGAGAA GATACCAGAAATAGGCAACAAGGAAGCTGGAACAGAGAAGGCAATGGTAACAATCAGCAAACCAGAGGTGTAA
- the LOC100814429 gene encoding uncharacterized protein encodes MEEEQRVAQVELAKQRCKCVIDAINSLPCSTNITVSCRRTLLKLARAELAFLSRPSSSSVPLSVNIGHLETVVHILQQPFVTGVSRVCKPIPLSPSVSSEERRHSPLNNIHVDVVCTLNKKPVWIIVSDRNPEYISWDRCHKSKGLKLRIEEVLAAAQSNLTLRPSSVILFFANGLPTQIYNKLRDEFGGSEIWLDFSVFSSDMLEETEGDWINVIARSYRNACVLEINPADGKDVEGTKSGCSVQGSTVDSSQLEPSVGKAETQPQLVDENARSGDSFHLELSVDEAETQAQPTEENVRINLGVMFCSILMGMKLSSMESKACESSNPGNLLGETDLVNFDTTALIALVSGISNGGTEKLLATPESGMRQRFKGNYDFVIGQITSEIQNPIHMEFDRILRGKNGLICESVLTEFKELVSMCGGPNEKLRADWLINCLRVVPDTPSERMMGLPSTRKLALKNKVVFGTGDHWHAPTLTANMAFVRAVSQTGMSLSTIEHRPRALTGD; translated from the exons ATGGAGGAGGAACAGAGGGTTGCACAAGTGGAATTGGCGAAGCAGAGGTGCAAGTGCGTCATTGATGCCATTAACAGTTTACCTTGTTCCACCAACATCACTGTCTCGTGCAGGCGAACCCTCCTCAAGTTGGCACGTGCCGAGCTCGCTTTCCTCTCTCGCCCCTCTTCTTCTTCCGTGCCCCTCAG TGTCAACATCGGGCACCTCGAAACAGTTGTACATATTCTCCAGCAACCCTTCGTAACTGGAGTTTCTCGAGTTTGCAAGCCAATCCCTCTCTCACCTTCAGTTAGCAGTGAGGAGAGGCGCCATTCTCCTCTTAATAACATCCATGTTGATGTGGTTTGTACCCTCAACAAGAAGCCTGTCTGGATTATAGTATCTGACAGAAATCCAGAGTACATTTCTTGGGATCGATGCCATAAAAGTAAGGGTTTAAAGCTACGTATTGAAGAAGTCCTTGCTGCTGCCCAGTCTAACTTAACATTAAGACCTTCCTCAGTTATTCTTTTCTTTGCCAATGGGCTTCCAACCCAGATTTACAATAAACTTCGAGATGAGTTTGGGGGATCTGAAATTTGGTTGGATTTCTCTGTTTTCAGTTCTGACATGTTGGAAGAAACTGAAGGTGACTGGATAAATGTTATTGCAAGATCTTACAGAAATGCATGTGTTCTTGAAATCAACCCCGCTGATGGCAAGGATGTTGAGGGTACAAAGTCTGGATGTAGTGTTCAAGGTTCAACTGTGGACTCTTCCCAACTAGAGCCTTCAGTAGGAAAAGCTGAAACTCAGCCGCAACTAGTGGACGAAAATGCTAGAAGTGGGGACTCCTTTCATCTTGAGCTTTCAGTAGATGAGGCCGAAACTCAAGCACAGCCTACTGAAGAGAATGTCAGAATAAACTTGGGGGTTATGTTCTGTTCCATTCTTATGGGAATGAAACTAAGTTCAATGGAGAGTAAAGCTTGTGAATCTTCTAATCCTGGGAATCTTTTAGGTGAGACTGATCTGGTAAATTTTGATACAACAGCTTTGATAGCTCTTGTATCAGGAATTAGTAATGGTGGAACAGAGAAACTTTTGGCCACTCCAGAGAGTGGAATGAGGCAGCGGTTTAAGGGAAACTACGATTTTGTGATTGGTCAA ATAACGTCTGAAATTCAAAACCCAATCCATATGGAATTTGATAGAATCCTACGTGGGAAGAATGGCCTAATTTGTGAGAGTGTTCTTACGGAATTTAAGGAGTTAGTATCAATGTGTGGAGGGCCCAATGAGAAACTGAGAGCTGACTGGTTAATAAATTGTCTCAG GGTTGTTCCTGATACTCCCTCAGAACGCATGATGGGCCTCCCATCAACTAGGAAGCTGGCATTGAAAAACAAGGTTGTCTTTGGCACTGGTGACCATTGGCATGCCCCAACTTTAACGGCAAATATGGCATTTGTTAGAGCTGTTTCACAGACGGGAATGTCCCTTTCTACCATCGAACATAGACCAAGGGCCTTAACTGGTGATTAG